Proteins co-encoded in one Chiroxiphia lanceolata isolate bChiLan1 chromosome 21, bChiLan1.pri, whole genome shotgun sequence genomic window:
- the SCAI gene encoding protein SCAI — MSSGGAEDDIPQAERKTVTDFCYLLDKSKQLFNGLRDLPQYGQKQWQSYFGRTFDVYTKLWKFQQQHRQVLDNRYGLKRWQIGEIASKIGQLYYHYYLRTSETSYLNEAFSFYSAIRQRSYYSQVNKEDRPELVVKKLRYYARFIVVCLLLNKMDVVKDLVKELSDEIEDYTHRFNTEDQVEWNLVLQEVAAFIEADPVMVLNDDNTIVITSNRLSETGAPLLEQGMIVGQLALADALIIGNCNNQVKFSELTVDMFRMLQALEREPMNLASQMNKPGMQESTEKPARRENPHKYLLYKPTFSQLYTFLAASFKELPANSVLLIYLSATGVFPSGRSDSEGPYDFGGVLTNSNRDIINGDAIHKRNQSYKEMHCLHPGDLYPFTRKPLFIIVDSSNSVAYKNFTNLFGQPLVCLLSPTAYPKALQDQSQRGSLFTLFLNNPLMAFLFVSGLSSMRRGLWEKCQDYLRKINRDIAQLLTHSRSIDQSFLQFFGDEFLRLLLTRFIFCSATMRMHKIFRQETRNYPESYPQLPRDETVENPHLQKHILELASILDVRNVFLENTLDDY, encoded by the exons ATGTCATCAGGAGGAGCTGAAGATGATATTCCTCAAGCAGAGAGGAAAACGGTGACAGACTTTTGCTACTTATTGGATAAGTCTAAACAGCTCTTCAATGGCTTAAG GGATTTACCTCAGTACGGGCAGAAGCAGTGGCAGTCCTATTTTGGGCGAACGTTTGATGTTTACACCAAACTCTGGAAGTTCCAACAGCAGCATCG ACAAGTATTGGACAATCGGTATGGGTTGAAGAGGTGGCAAATTGGGGAAATTGCTTCCAAGATTGGGCAGCTCTATTACCATTATTA cctgcGCACCTCAGAAACCAGCTATCTCAATGAGGCTTTCTCCTTCTACTCAGCAATTAGGCAGAGGTCATACTACTCCCAAGTCAACAAAGAGGACAG GCCTGAATTGGTGGTTAAGAAGCTGCGTTACTATGCAAGGTTTATAGTGGTTTGTCTCTTGCTCAACAAAATGGATGTTGTGAAAGACCTTGTAAAG GAGCTGTCAGATGAAATTGAGGACTACACTCACCGTTTTAATACTGAAGATCAGGTGGAGTGGAACTTGGTTCTTCAGGAAGTGGCAGCATTTATTGAG GCAGACCCTGTCATGGTTTTAAATGATGACAACACCATTGTAATCACCTCTAACAGGCTTTCTGAGACGGGAGCTCCGttgctggagcaggggatgaTAGTGGGACAGCTTGCTCTTGCAGATGCACTCATTATTGGGAACTGCAACAACCAG GTGAAGTTCAGTGAGTTGACAGTGGACATGTTCCGCATGCTGCAAGCGCTGGAGAGGGAACCCATGAACTTGGCATCACAAATGAACAAACCTGGAATGCAG GAATCGACAGAGAAACCAGCAAGGCGGGAAAACCCCCATAAATATCTCCTTTATAAACCAACTTTTAGCCAGCTATATACATTTTTAGCAGCATCATTTAAG GAGCTGCCTGCAAACAGTGTGCTGCTGATCTACCTGTCTGCCACGGGCGTGTTTCCATCAGGTCGTTCGGATAGTGAAG GTCCATATGACTTTGGGGGTGTTCTGACAAACAGTAACCGGGACATTATCAATGGGGACGCGATCCACAAGCGAAACCAGTCGTACAAGGAGATGCACTG ccTCCACCCTGGAGATCTCTACCCTTTCACCAGAAAGCCTCTGTTCATCATCGTGGACTCTTCCAACAGCGTTGCCTATAAG AATTTCACAAACTTATTTGGACAGCCATTGGTGTGCTTGCTTTCTCCAACAGCATATCCAAAAGCATTACAAG atcAGTCTCAGCGGGGTAGCCTCTTCACACTCTTTCTGAACAATCCTTTAATGGCATTCCTGTTTGTCTCTGGATTATCAAGCATGCGCAGAGGATTGTGGGAGAAGTGTCAGGATTACCTTAGGAAAATCAACCGGGATATTGCCCAGCTGCTGACCCACTCCCGGTCCATAG ACCAGtcctttcttcagttttttgGGGATGAATTTCTTCGCCTGCTTCTCACAAGATTTATCTTCTGTTCAGCTACAATGAGGATGCACAAAATCTTCCGG CAGGAGACTCGAAATTATCCCGAATCTTACCCTCAGCTGCCAAGAGATGAAACGGTGGAGAACCCTCACCTCCAAAAGCACATTTTGGAGCTGGCTTCCATACTGGATGTTAGGaatgttttcctggaaaacaccCTCGATGACTATTAA